In Euphorbia lathyris chromosome 9, ddEupLath1.1, whole genome shotgun sequence, the following are encoded in one genomic region:
- the LOC136205612 gene encoding ammonium transporter 1 member 2-like: MANSFTCSAADLAPLLSTTANSTAAATYLCTQFTAIANQLSDTSYAINNTYLLFSAYLVFAMQLGFAMLCAGSVRAKNTMNIMLTNVLDAAAGGLSYYLFGYAFAFGSPSNGFIGRHFFGLNEFPSPSADYSFFVYQWAFAIAAAGITSGSIAERTQFVAYLIYSSFLTGFVYPIVSHWIWSGDGWASASRSDNNLLFGSGSIDFAGSGVVHMVGGFAGLLGAVIEGPRIGRFDRSGRSVVLRGHSASLVVLGTFLLWFGWYGFNPGSFLTILKNYGDNSEYYGQWSGVGRTAVTTTLAGCTSALTTLFSKRLLLGHWNVIDVCNGLLGGFAAITAGCSVVEPWAAIVCGFVAAWVLIGCNKLAEKLKYDDPLEAAQLHGGCGAWGLIFTGLFATKKYVAEVYPNKAERPYGLLMGGGGRLLAAQIVEILVILGWVSVTMGPLFYGLNKLRLLRISSEDEMAGMDMTRHGGFAYIYHDEDDGSFRPPFMLRKIGPTNESSPNNQTSPTTSV; this comes from the coding sequence ATGGCTAATTCCTTCACCTGCTCCGCCGCAGACTTAGCTCCTCTCCTCTCCACCACCGCAAACTCCACCGCAGCAGCCACATATCTCTGCACTCAATTCACCGCAATAGCCAATCAGCTTTCAGACACATCTTATGCTATTAACAACACCTATCTTCTCTTCTCCGCCTACCTTGTCTTCGCTATGCAATTAGGTTTCGCCATGCTCTGCGCCGGCTCCGTCAGAGCTAAAAACACCATGAACATTATGCTCACCAACGTTCTCGACGCTGCCGCCGGTGGCCTCTCTTACTATCTATTCGGATACGCTTTCGCCTTCGGTTCACCTAGTAACGGTTTCATCGGCCGCCATTTCTTCGGATTAAACGAATTCCCTTCTCCTTCAGCTGATTACAGCTTTTTTGTTTATCAATGGGCGTTCGCCATAGCCGCCGCCGGAATCACCAGTGGTTCAATCGCAGAAAGAACTCAGTTCGTCGCGTATCTTATTTACTCTTCCTTTTTAACCGGTTTCGTTTACCCGATTGTTTCTCACTGGATTTGGTCCGGCGACGGGTGGGCTAGCGCGTCAAGATCCGATAACAATCTTCTTTTCGGGTCGGGTTCTATTGACTTTGCCGGTTCCGGTGTGGTTCACATGGTTGGCGGTTTTGCTGGGTTATTGGGTGCTGTAATAGAAGGTCCTCGTATTGGCCGGTTCGACCGGTCGGGTCGGTCTGTTGTGTTACGTGGGCATAGTGCGTCTTTGGTAGTATTGGGAACGTTTCTGTTGTGGTTCGGGTGGTACGGGTTTAACCCGGGTTCgtttttgacaattttaaaaAACTATGGTGACAACAGTGAATATTACGGTCAATGGAGTGGTGTAGGAAGAACAGCTGTCACGACAACATTAGCTGGGTGTACATCTGCACTTACAACACTATTTAGCAAAAGATTATTATTGGGTCACTGGAACGTAATTGATGTATGTAATGGTTTATTAGGGGGTTTTGCTGCAATCACAGCCGGGTGTTCAGTGGTAGAACCATGGGCTGCGATCGTATGTGGATTCGTAGCAGCTTGGGTTTTAATCGGGTGTAACAAGCTCGCAGAGAAGCTCAAATATGATGATCCATTAGAAGCCGCACAATTACACGGCGGATGTGGAGCATGGGGCCTAATATTCACTGGATTATTCGCGACAAAGAAATACGTGGCGGAGGTGTACCCGAACAAGGCGGAGCGGCCATATGGGTTGTTGATGGGTGGTGGTGGAAGGCTTTTGGCGGCTCAGATTGTTGAGATATTGGTGATATTAGGGTGGGTTAGTGTTACAATGGGCCCACTATTTTATGGGCTTAACAAGTTGCGGTTGTTGAGGATCTCAAGTGAAGATGAGATGGCAGGGATGGATATGACTAGGCATGGTGGTTTTGCTTACATTTACCATGATGAAGATGATGGTTCATTTAGACCTCCATTTATGCTTAGAAAAATTGGACCTACTAATGAAAGTTCACCAAATAATCAAACTTCTCCAACTACAAGTGTTTGA